From the genome of Leishmania major strain Friedlin complete genome, chromosome 35:
AAATGCACTGTTCTTCGTCACTTTTAGAATAGTAGGCGGCGTTTAGCCGAGGTgctgccagctgctgcgtgttttgctctccaccaccaccatcacctgctcctcctccagaaGGGTCAGATATCCCTTGATATCGCGCGAATGAAGACGCGAAACGTCAGAGGAGAAGGCAGTACCTGCTATAGTTATTCTTTACTTTTTCTTCTCGTCGAGGTCTGACCGAATCGGTATGTGCATGGGGGGATGTGGCGTGCATGCGTATTTCTACTGGTTACCAGTTTCCATCCCACTGTACTGGTGCAGCCCTCTTTTAACATCTTATTCTGCCTTGACTGATTTCTGGTCTTCTTTGTTCTGCTTCGTGTCTTTCCCAGGTCTCAGACCGTCGTCCACCTATCCAAGACCTCTGGCACACAGGCACTGCAAGCACGTATACATCTTACGTcgaggcgagagggagagcgagtgagGGGGCGGGAgtcctttcctctctccctctcgcctctTCTCACTTTTCTCATTTGCCATTCTGTATTGTTTTCTCTTGTGCTCACGCGATGATGCTAGcgagagcgtgtgtgtgtgtgtgtgtgtgcttgtgtgcggtGTGTCCCTCATGGCACTtacccacccacctacgCCTCTCTCATTCCGCCCTATTTCCATTCATCgcgcctcttttttttttttactcCACGTCTCCCTCATTCTCTCCCTTGCGCTTCGTATGTCTCGTGTTATTTTGTTTTTTCCCTTTACGAAGCACTCGACTCTCCGTGGTCGTGTGCGCTCCTTCTGCAGGCTAGTCCAttgtatatatacatatatattGCGTTCTGTACAGGTGCATTTGTGagtgtgcatgcgtgtgtgcgctctGCTTTACCACCTTGCTTTTTCGGCTTCCTTTTTCGCTTGCGCGAGCTTGTGTCATCTTTTCATCCTCTATGCTGGCCtgtgtctctccctctctctccctccctcccccctttttttaGACTCGGTGCATATGTGCGTATATGTGTGAGGgtgtgtttttttgtttcacATAACGTTTGAAAGGATATCGTGTGCCAAGTAGGTGTGCGATGTGTTGTTGTCGTGCTtgcatgtctctctctcactctctctctctgcttctttTTCATTTTGGTTGTTTCCTACGTTTCtttgcgcctccgccaccaccaccaccaccaccctctctccctctcttatcaaacaaaaaagaagagctCGTAGGCCACGCCgcgacgcatacacacgcacgtacgcaTCCCACActcgcgctgcctctgctggAAGTGTGCACACTGAAAAGGGCATCACTAGGGAAGAAAATGGAAGACGTTGCTCTCACTATACGTTGGTTGCTCTTGTGGGTCTCACTGCTGCTTGTTCCCCTGGCCagaacgacaaaaaaaaaaaacaaaaagtaCGTAAATTCGTAAACGGAGCCGAAGGCAACGGTCAAACCTCGTGAGTGTCTTTTCTTTCGGTTGTCCTCTGCACATACACCCGTGATGGGCGAGTCGGGCGAAGAGGAGTGCGCGAAAGCGCCAAACGTGTGGGAAGGAGGACCACTACAGTTGCCCTGcaacgaagagaagaggatATGGGCGctgtcccccctccccccgcccctgcgTGCGGCGCTTTTTCTTGCTCTTCTCCCGGACGagcgtgcctgtgtgcatgtgagTGTATttgtgggcgtgtgtgtgtgtgtgtgtgtgtgtgtgtgtccgcaGAAGGGCCCCATTCTGCTGTCAGCGTGACAACAGAAGTGCCTCATCTAAGTGATGCACGCGGACTTCCTCTTTATATGCTTTGTTTTTCCCCGGTGAGTtgtgtccccctcccccttctcccctccacacagacacagccacacactcacacccCCTCTATGTTTggtttctcttcctcctttgtgcgtgtgctcctTCTGTTGCGTATTGCCTGAGCTCATGGCGCCTTTCCTGATCTGTGTGTTTCTGTCTTTAagcttcgtttttttttgttgttctggacctcctcctcctcctcctatCGAACTGTTCACCAGACGCAGGCATCtgcgaaacaaaaaaaaaggagaaacAAATACAATCAGCATCTAATAAAGAACAagccatcgctgctgcttatgtgcatgcgtgtgtgcgcgtgtgtgtttgtcaGTATGACtttgttgtgtgcgtgttcggCTCTTCATTTCGTTGTTGCGtcctgttgttgttgttcgtttCCAgactctctcgctcgctttctctctccagTATTTGGTCATCGCGTGTGCGGAAACAGTCGGTCGGATGCGATCAACAATTCACTGCCGCACTCGCGTTTATGCCCCTCTTCCCACTACAACTCTGTTGACTACTaccatcatcatcaccaccaccacgctccgccctctcccctctccccaacGCAGCACACGAGCGCAAGAGCACTCGGCGGTGGGAGGAGAGTCGAAGTGGTGGTAAAGGCAACAGGTTAAAGAAAAAACACAAGGAAAGAAAACGGGTGTGGGGCAGTGAGGAGAACATACCCAGGGAGCGAAAGGGCAGAGGTTAGAGAGGCAGATTACGGTGGGCTAGAGACGAGTGGAAAGCGGGTaagcaaagaaaacaagaaaagCGTGTGCGACCAAATCACAGGGCAGCGGGTGATAGAGGAGTGAGTGGGAGAGAACGTTCAAGGCTGGAAACTGTAAAAAGGATGAACGACGAGGAAGGCCAAGGGACATACGAGAAAGCCATGCACAGGGAGGGAACTTACAATACACACgagcaagcacgcacacattcCGCTCGGTCGCCTTCACCTGGTGTACTCTTTCCAAGTCCTCCACCCCTACTCcatcgccccctcccctccctcctccaacCCTTCCCTTGTCTGTTCGCCTTAGATGCAGTTCACCTGATCGTGTCCCCCTTGTTCCTTTGCTTCCGAATTCTTGATTCTCGTTGTTTAGCTTTGTGTTACTTTCTGATTTGTGTGCATGGTGTTAAGTAACCCGCATTTCTCCAACTCttcaccgcccccccccctcttaAACGCGCGTTTTCTGCCTCTCGCGCAAGCGCGCGCCTCCACACCTTcgacgccccctcccccaagaAACGGGACGGGGGTGTTcatgtgcgggtgtgtgggCTTGTGTGCACGCTCTCGTTTTCTTGACTCCCTCTATTCCGTTGTCAGCCCACTTTCGACTGCTTtgctttttcctttttccaCCCACCAAACATCCCTCCATCCCCCATCCCCATCcccttgttttttttttatgtTGGTCTGAtcctttttcttgtttttgttttgttgaTCTTGTTGTTTGGCCTttatttgtgtgtgcgtgtgtgtatgtgtgggtgtcGCTCCTCCAGTTGAAGGCGAAGAGGGGTACCGTTGACGTGTCTCTCCCAGCACATACAAGCGAAAGCGTGACGACGAGTGGTCACGTGTCGCGCCGATGAAagacacaaacaaaaaaaggaacccaaacacacacacgcacaaacatTCATTGAGTTTGATGTTCCCTTGTCTCTCTTTGGTTTTCCTGCGGACGtacatagagagagaggcaggggcggaggagcaggagaaCGCGtatcgtgtgtgtgtgtgtgtgtctgtctgtctgtctgtctgcggTGACGCCGCAAGGATGTGCTGcatgcacccccccctcctcatgcgctctttctctcggcATGCCGCTGCTTTTTGCCGCCCACGTGCAGTCTGACCTGCGCACGTGTCCACGCACAAAGACGCCCATCTCAACACACCTCTGTTCTGTTTCTCATGCTTtcgcgcacctgcacactACATAGGTGCAggtttctttgtttttcccAACTTCTCTGTCGAGGAAGATcaccatcgcctcctcctccctcccttcgagtacatacacatacacacacacactcgagCGGCCCCCGCACCCAAACCAAACTGTCGCCACATTTGCTCATCTCCTTCATTGCCTGAGAAACCCCGTCACTTAGTGGCGCACAAGTGTGACCGCGCACCGCCCCTCAACCGTCTCGCGTGCGTGCTCTTCTCGTCTTTTCTCCTTAAGAGCTGTTGACTACTCGAGAAACCACAGCACCGCACACCGGTTCAGCGGATGGAGTCACGCGATGCGCACGCCAAAGTCTCAGTGGACGGCGGCACCGATGAAGCCGTTCCCCACGATCGCGAAGACACGGTACCTCCTCCGGCAGCACCCTCTGCGCGCaccaacgagagagagaaagatctgcagctgcgtcgacTGAGGCGCGAAAATCATCTCCTGCGGCTGCAACTCCtcaagctgcgcgagcagcagcaccagttACTGGCTAACACcagtgcagcggcagtgtGCTCTGTCTCCGATAGTGCTTTAGCCGTATCAGACGCTGCAGAAGCGGAGCCGCAGCAGACGCGCTCCGACATAATAGACGAACAAGCCACAGCCCTACGCACCCGCATGCTGCAACGGATAAAGgaaaggcagcagcgcaccacaGTGGTGCGGTCGCTACTGCGCGacgccgagcagctgcacagcgAGCTCCCTCAGCAGGAGCAACTGGAGGCAGAGCGGGGGAACTCGAGCGGCACGGACACGCCGGTCTCGCCCGCGTCTCCACCCGTGaaagcggcgccggcgcagtcgatggaggcggcagcagcgccaccgtcaccggCGGCAAAGCTCGACATCATCGAGGACGGCCGCGATCAAATAGATCAACAACATGCCCTACTGGCCAGCCCTTCCTCAGCGACGGCTTCACGAGTACCGCCTGACAGGTCTGCCGCGTacggcgcgcacgccgttGACGACCTGTCGGCTGAAgcgatgctgcagcgctttCAGGACCGCAAATCGCAgcgccggctgcggctgGAGCAGATGTTGGGCCCCATTTACGATGCggcaggcagcggtgccgctgggCCGAGCCGTGAAAATGACAGTGCGGAAATAACGCCTCTcggtgccgcgctgcggggTGCAAGTGCCGGAcaaggtggagaaggggCGCAGTCCCCTCTCGAccgcagcgtggcggcgtgggatggcagggggaggaggatCGACAGCCGCACGAGACGCGGAAGGGCAAATGGCCACAACAACGCTGCGGCAACCGCTACACCCACTTACAGTGGGTCTACGAGGAACCCGAATCAAATTGGCCGTGCCGTGAGCGACGCTGTAAAGAACAACAGCTGGTACCTCTGCaaggtgctggaggcggcgctgcttgaCACAATTCAAGCGCGGCCGGCAAACgaggcaacggcgccggtgtTGTCGTCTTCGCCGGAGAAGTACCTTCCACCCGGCTCGCACTCGAGAGCGACATCATTTGCGGAGATGTcatcgtcctcctcttcgcccgGCTCAGCCTCTTTCCTGTTGGGTCCTCTATCCGACGGGcgtgctgccggcggcacctccggcTCCACGACGCTGACGACCGGAACCGCCTCTGGAATCCCGCAGCCAGAGTCGATGGCGGCCGCTCCAACCTCCGTAAGAATCCCTCAGATGCTCTACCCCAAGGGCGTAAGTGACACGGCGCTAAAGCGAGCCATTGAGGAGTCTCTGCTCCTGCACTTTCGCTGCGTGCAAGACGCCCCAAGGCGCTTGACGTCAtcgcaggcggcggaggagagttTGCCGGCGTTTGAGGCAGAGAACCGTGACgcagagctgcgccgctgcttcgcggaGGGTACCGGCAAGGATGCGTTGCTTagcagcggtgcgcgtcGCGACGACGACCTGGGAAGCACCGCAGCCGGaaacgacgacgaagaggctccagagagggagagcgacaTGCTCGGCGCCCGCGACGACAACCTCGACCCGTTTGCCTGTCTACTGCTCGCTCGTCTCTCCGCCGATCTACCTTCGAAGACCACCAAGTCAGACTGGACAGGCAATCACCTGTCGCgctacagcagcggcaaggaTGGGGCCAAGCAGCCGTCATCAACGTCCCTCAACGCGTCTACTGCATCCAGCCCCACAAACTCCAAGGCCGGCGTCGCCttcgtggcggcggccagcgGTGACCGCCGCATGCACGTCCCCAAGAAGCACTTCAGTCGCCTCGACGAGGTGCAGGTCGAGATGCACGCGCCGGTTATCTTCAACCAAATCCGCGACTTTCTGCGCATGGACGTTGAACGCTTCCGCCGCTCCTTTATACCAacctcgtcggcgtcgcagTCCGATGCGGACGGCGGTGAAGGGACGGACcctcggcgctggcgcgcagcacagccgcagcagcgtctccgtGTCGGCGCCTCAGCTGGTGCGGACGAGACAACCGCGTGGCGCATCACCGTGTCGCCTGGCAAGAGCGGGACAACCTTGCTGTACTTCAGCGACTTTGTCATGAAAACGGTTCGGCCCAGAGAGATGGAGTTCCTGCTACGGAAGTTCCTGCCGGCATATGTGCGTTACTGCGAGCGCAACCCGCATACGCTGCTGCCACGTTTCTACgcgctggcgacgctgcggtggtggaaGGCGGGAGTGGTACAGCACTTTGTCCTTATGCAGAATGTCTTCACGACGCCGTACTACATTCACCGCATCTACGATGTGAAGGGCAGCACAGTGAACCGGACGGCGCTGCAACCGGGCaaaccgccgccgcgcacggcCTTCGGCGCTCTCCTGCTGAAGGATAACGATCTACCTCCGCAGCTCATCATGTGCGGCACGTATCAGCGCGCCATCGTGCTTGCCCAGCTACGGTCCGACGTTGAATTCTTGCGCCAGCTCAACGTGGTAGACTTCAGCTGCATGATCGGTGTCCGTAGTCGCCTCTTCTCACGCGAAGAGGGCCCTTCCAAGACActcctgctcctgcgcgGGCAGCACCACGCCGGCCACGTGAACAcactcggcagcagcgctgtcgtGACACAGGGGCACATCGGGCAAACCTGCAGTGAGGTCATGCACGCGACGGACAAAACGGCTGCCGCAGACGGGGAGAGCATTAGCGTGGGGGCAATGGAACcgacgctgtcgccgtcCTCTGTTGATGCGCAACGAAGCGACTATGACGATGACGTCTACGTCTGCATCCACGGATGTGACGGTGGATTGCTGTCGTTACCGATCTACACCCCTGGTGACGACACGACCGCGCGTGAGGAGGTGTATTACCTCGGCATCATCGATGTGCTGCAGACATACAACTCGGTCAAAAAGTTGGAAAGTTTTGCGAAGGGCTTCGTCAACGATCGGCGTGCCATCAGCGTGATTGCGCCTGATAAGTATGCAGAGAGGCTGTACAAGGTACTGGAACGCATCACAGTGTAggcaccctccctccctcccctttccccttcccctcacACCTATGCGTCACGGATGAATTCAGGATGGCGCAGGCTTTTTGCGTATTTGCTTCCTCTTCGTGAATTTTGTTGGTGCATCTTCCACAACcaccatctctctctccgctctcCTAACCCTTTCGGTGTACGgggggtgcagcgccgcctctgcttcCCTTGACGCGATGACCCTCACTCCTCTCCACCGTGCGCcacggctgccgtggcgcgcgcaggcttcctgcctctctctctcctgtggCCCCATCCTCTCCCATTGTTTTCTCTTCGGTCTGCTACATTTTGGTTGCCTTCTCGTTTCTCTCTATCTCACAGATGGCTCATGTGACCATCGCAGCACGCTTGTATGCATGCTTGTGGGCGCGCGCACCCGTTCTTCTTTCACGCTTCGGCAGActtcctccttttttttaCGTGCTCGCTCGACGCGGGCCACTgctgtgcgccgcggcaTTTGTGCCTGTGCTCGTGTTCTCGTCTGTGTCCTGCGCCTGTGTTTGTGAGCTCCCTCGATCCTTTCTCCGTCTCGCGTACCCTGACTTGCGAAGCCCATCAATACTCTCGCCGGTCTCTcccatacgcacacacacgcgcacacgtcgcCGCGACTTTTCTGCATGTGCAACAGGGGACCTCACCGAACAGTCGTATTGTGAGCACCCACATTCAGTCTCTTCTTCTGTGctcatcgtcgtcgcggtggggagggagggaggtttGTGCGGGAGTAcgctccctctttcccccccccacccatCCCCTTCCCTGCCCTCTTGTTGCGGGGACTTCGAGTCGGCTAGTTGCACCCGCTTCGCTTGTCTTTGACCACCacgtccctctcccctctcccgcaCCTCTTCCGTTGGCTTTCCGCGCACACGTGAAGgccggtgcgcacgcgttTGCTCCAGCCCCAACGCCGTAGCTACCAAGACCTACGCACCTACAGAAACACGCCAATCTTCTCACCATTCCCCTGCCTGTCAAGCATGCGCTCATCCCAGTCTGGAACGCTAACGACTAGTCCGTCACCACCAAAGTCCCCTCCTCACGACTTCACCCCTGATATACTCCCCCCCACGCCATTCCGGCTGGAGGAGGCACCCGTGTACCGTGATGACTGGGCCCGGCACCACCCCTTCATCCACCTTCTCTTCCACCGCGACATCATCACGCGCCTCGTgtggtgtgcggcggcgtgtcgCTATGTAACAGGTGGCGCTGACGGGGCCGTGAAGCTATGGCGGTCGGAGCTGCAGCCCCGCGTATCCTCGTCGCACGTGAACTCCTTGTACTCTGCGGAACGCCCCGCGCTCATTCCGGAGATTCATGTTGTCACGCTCGGTGGCCCCGTCACCGACTTGCGCACAAGTGGCCGGGAGGTCGGCAACTccgaggtggcggtgatCGCCTCTACCGACGGAACGCTGACGCTGTGCCGCACTGGCACAGGCGAGATCATCCGCACGTTGCGTGGGGCACGCGGGGAATCGCTGGAGGGCTGTGGCGCAGTCGCCGAGACAAGAAGAGGCCCCACGCGCGCTGGCTCTGGAAGGGAGGACGCCATCGAGGACAACGACAATGGCGCGCTTGGCGAGGGAAGCCGGCAGGTTACTCAATGCTCTTCCAAAGTTCTGACGTGGTACGCGGCGGACGCGTATAGCTATCGCCTTGCACCCTCTTCTGACATGGCGGTTGTGCGCAGACCCGTCTACACAGTGCGCGCATACAGAAACGAGGCCCGTGAAGCTCGCGCCAGTCCCTCCAACGAATACTTCCAAGGCCTGCGCACGGTGGCGCCAACCTACGAACACTTGGCGCCGCACGAGATGATGATCGCAGATGTGCTGATGCACTTCAGCGTCGCCCCAACCTCAATGACCTCCACGCACGCCTCAGCCATGCCTCGGCAATGGTACGCGTGCGCCATCGcgctcgccgcagcgcctgccgtGATTCGCACCAGCAATATCggcgggtgcggcagcggcgcgtcgtcgtcgtcccaGTCAACCCTGGATCCGCTTCTGCTACTCGGTTTCCCGCAGGGCCTCGTGCAGGTCTACGTGCTGCCACAGCGCTGGTTCGCCCTGCACCAGCACGGCGAGACTCGTCTGGACACGCCAGCGGTGCGCGTTCCCGTCTTCTCGGGTCTCCTCCActcagcggcggtgctctgCATAGAGGTGATCGTGAGCCGCGACGTGGTTGTCTCTGTGAGTGAAGACGGTacgacgcagctgcgacggctttcgtgcttgcgtgtgccaCTGCGGCAGCTCAACGTAGTCGTCTCGCTGCCCACGCCCATGTCCCGTGTGCGTCCGTCCTCCTCAATGCCCGTTCCACCACgagcgtcggcgctgcggcagcgcgttGGCAGCGCCCATGGTCATTCGCGGCTTGTCacttgctgctgcgtcgaTGCCGGGCAGCAGTTGCTCatcaccggcagcgccgatCACACACTCTGCTGGTGGAGCCTCATGCTAGGCAGCTCATCTACTCCAATACGCATTGTGTCGTTGCGCGACACCGCGACCACCGTGGTGCCAaagggcggcgctgacggcacCCCCTCATCATCATCCAGCCCACCATCGATGGCGGCACGAGGCGGCTACCCAGTGGACGTGAGCCTTTTCCGTCGAAAGCTACTCGCAGAGTGCCACGACGAGGCGTCACCGGACGTCGTCAGCTGTGACGACGCAGGTGGCAGTACTTCACTGCCACGCGGCTTCCAGGTAGGTCTATTTCTGCTCGTGCTGGACACGGAACGCGTTGTGCGCATCTTCGATGCCCTCTCGGGCAAGCTCATCACCCACGAAATCGAATCAcggagcgctgccgctgctgtgtcgtCTGGAACGGTCGACAGTGTCAGCGGTGTGTCCAAAGACGTGCGTCTGGCCCGCTACGACGGCGTAAACGGTGCTGACCGAGTGCTGCTGGGTGGACTATGTTTGGTGCCGTGGTACCTCGCCCATGCGGCGGAGTCTGGTGTGACGCGCGGGCACACAGCGTCGATCATATTCACCGCCTGGTGCGCGTCACTGAAGTGCGCCGTGACAGCGGATGCGCGCCACGTGCTCttgtggcggctgcgcactGGAAAGCAGAGAAACCCTACAGcacaggtgctgcgcgcatGGCACATCGCGGCTGGCGTTCGATTTGTTGCCTTGTGCGACACGGACACCGCTGACGACGAGCCCTcgcatctgcagcagccgtccCTGTTCATTGCGCACGGGTCAGAGCCTGTCATCGGGCAGTACGACTGCCTTCTCCGCGACTCCTCACAGGAACCCGGTACGGGTGGGCTTTCCCAGCCTCGACTTCTGCGGCAACTGTCACTCCGCGTCGGCACTGGTGTCACCGGCGCCACCGTGGACGCGCTTGCAGCGGTCACTTTGGTGGCGAAGACGGCCAACGTAACCCAcgcaggcagcgccgcgggaGTGGTGACGACCTACGCCCTCGCTGCGTGTCACGTCACGCGTGGAAAGGGTTACGAGGAGTCGCATGCCGCAAGTGAGGACGGCCGCCTGTATGTGTATCCGCTGCGACTGTCGCGTTCCACGACGAGGCCGGAAGGCAGCCATGCACCTGCGACTATTGACGGAGCGACGGAGCTGATTGCACCGGTGCGTGAGCTCCATCTTTCCGACTGGCGCGCAGACGATAAAAACAGCATCGTGAGCGTGCTAGGGCTTCCGTGTGTCGATCTGCTTGTCGTTGGTGGTCGACGTGTCTTGTACACAGCACCCCTCTCGAGCGCGGCCACGTCTGCAGTCCCGTGCAACCCGCTGCCCCCtgggtgggcggcggcgcagcagctgaactGGCGAGGCTCAAACCTGTCCATGCGGGCTCCCCGACCTGCGGCGGTCTTTCCCGGTCCTCTGATCTTACTGGATGACTCGACCATTCTCGAGACGGCAGATGAAGAGGCAGAAGGGCAGGCGAACAGTAGTTCTCTGGTCGCGGTGGAACTGGTGGACTCATCGCTGACGGGCTTCTTGTCACGTCTGGTGCACATTCCGCAtgacaccgccgcctctACGCCAGACAGTGCTGAGGCAGCCGTGTGTCTGGTGCTGTCCGGCAGCAACGACGGTCTCGTGCAGCTTTGGGACGTGCAGCACGGCCGGGAGTTGTGGCAGTGCCGCGCGGTACCGACGCGTGAGCCGATTACCGCGCTCGCCGTGCACCAGCACGCCGCACGGT
Proteins encoded in this window:
- a CDS encoding putative phosphatidylinositol-4-phosphate 5-kinase-like (previous protein_id=AAZ14283.1) — encoded protein: MESRDAHAKVSVDGGTDEAVPHDREDTVPPPAAPSARTNEREKDLQLRRLRRENHLLRLQLLKLREQQHQLLANTSAAAVCSVSDSALAVSDAAEAEPQQTRSDIIDEQATALRTRMLQRIKERQQRTTVVRSLLRDAEQLHSELPQQEQLEAERGNSSGTDTPVSPASPPVKAAPAQSMEAAAAPPSPAAKLDIIEDGRDQIDQQHALLASPSSATASRVPPDRSAAYGAHAVDDLSAEAMLQRFQDRKSQRRLRLEQMLGPIYDAAGSGAAGPSRENDSAEITPLGAALRGASAGQGGEGAQSPLDRSVAAWDGRGRRIDSRTRRGRANGHNNAAATATPTYSGSTRNPNQIGRAVSDAVKNNSWYLCKVLEAALLDTIQARPANEATAPVLSSSPEKYLPPGSHSRATSFAEMSSSSSSPGSASFLLGPLSDGRAAGGTSGSTTLTTGTASGIPQPESMAAAPTSVRIPQMLYPKGVSDTALKRAIEESLLLHFRCVQDAPRRLTSSQAAEESLPAFEAENRDAELRRCFAEGTGKDALLSSGARRDDDLGSTAAGNDDEEAPERESDMLGARDDNLDPFACLLLARLSADLPSKTTKSDWTGNHLSRYSSGKDGAKQPSSTSLNASTASSPTNSKAGVAFVAAASGDRRMHVPKKHFSRLDEVQVEMHAPVIFNQIRDFLRMDVERFRRSFIPTSSASQSDADGGEGTDPRRWRAAQPQQRLRVGASAGADETTAWRITVSPGKSGTTLLYFSDFVMKTVRPREMEFLLRKFLPAYVRYCERNPHTLLPRFYALATLRWWKAGVVQHFVLMQNVFTTPYYIHRIYDVKGSTVNRTALQPGKPPPRTAFGALLLKDNDLPPQLIMCGTYQRAIVLAQLRSDVEFLRQLNVVDFSCMIGVRSRLFSREEGPSKTLLLLRGQHHAGHVNTLGSSAVVTQGHIGQTCSEVMHATDKTAAADGESISVGAMEPTLSPSSVDAQRSDYDDDVYVCIHGCDGGLLSLPIYTPGDDTTAREEVYYLGIIDVLQTYNSVKKLESFAKGFVNDRRAISVIAPDKYAERLYKVLERITV
- a CDS encoding conserved hypothetical protein (previous protein_id=AAZ14284.1); the encoded protein is MRSSQSGTLTTSPSPPKSPPHDFTPDILPPTPFRLEEAPVYRDDWARHHPFIHLLFHRDIITRLVWCAAACRYVTGGADGAVKLWRSELQPRVSSSHVNSLYSAERPALIPEIHVVTLGGPVTDLRTSGREVGNSEVAVIASTDGTLTLCRTGTGEIIRTLRGARGESLEGCGAVAETRRGPTRAGSGREDAIEDNDNGALGEGSRQVTQCSSKVLTWYAADAYSYRLAPSSDMAVVRRPVYTVRAYRNEAREARASPSNEYFQGLRTVAPTYEHLAPHEMMIADVLMHFSVAPTSMTSTHASAMPRQWYACAIALAAAPAVIRTSNIGGCGSGASSSSQSTLDPLLLLGFPQGLVQVYVLPQRWFALHQHGETRLDTPAVRVPVFSGLLHSAAVLCIEVIVSRDVVVSVSEDGTTQLRRLSCLRVPLRQLNVVVSLPTPMSRVRPSSSMPVPPRASALRQRVGSAHGHSRLVTCCCVDAGQQLLITGSADHTLCWWSLMLGSSSTPIRIVSLRDTATTVVPKGGADGTPSSSSSPPSMAARGGYPVDVSLFRRKLLAECHDEASPDVVSCDDAGGSTSLPRGFQVGLFLLVLDTERVVRIFDALSGKLITHEIESRSAAAAVSSGTVDSVSGVSKDVRLARYDGVNGADRVLLGGLCLVPWYLAHAAESGVTRGHTASIIFTAWCASLKCAVTADARHVLLWRLRTGKQRNPTAQVLRAWHIAAGVRFVALCDTDTADDEPSHLQQPSLFIAHGSEPVIGQYDCLLRDSSQEPGTGGLSQPRLLRQLSLRVGTGVTGATVDALAAVTLVAKTANVTHAGSAAGVVTTYALAACHVTRGKGYEESHAASEDGRLYVYPLRLSRSTTRPEGSHAPATIDGATELIAPVRELHLSDWRADDKNSIVSVLGLPCVDLLVVGGRRVLYTAPLSSAATSAVPCNPLPPGWAAAQQLNWRGSNLSMRAPRPAAVFPGPLILLDDSTILETADEEAEGQANSSSLVAVELVDSSLTGFLSRLVHIPHDTAASTPDSAEAAVCLVLSGSNDGLVQLWDVQHGRELWQCRAVPTREPITALAVHQHAARWLVAAGDQSGVVTLLDITSVLQAARQVVAADAQARPRPAASTAGWSVRHGLVGGEGRMLDRWLAHADTVSGAFFTTVPADVGDAAVTAPQLLTTGEDSVVMLWELPSWTLPSAPHVALIGELSGIPLFRQGEDANKSKRRRYDVPVRVQPSMTKLPRAARQAYEPWRQQYVRERLLGGEDTELSAALTRFYLHDKSWGGTTASEWMNAAPSEDESEEEAKLIDSAWAVLAADVRAFSQFVDPVEPQGDALAAAPQPRTVVHAWCTSLLPDATAEIPTTTLSSSPPAAKHRPHRDEYRDSTYRESATVSFVPSGAAGRPAPLPSPLIFAFADRCCAGRATGGHRSARHCRLSECKAGASSVRERLRQVLRVVVQNSVGTVSSQCTSGALTGMQQRQSTPLGPSLLPSVADPFASADDNTLSPPPLLPEGASSVIDSMPCNIEAKNEMLGTPPASAPAPTAPGESFYGVTPNGLSQQVARHGATPRRQLGFTDESSESRSTQPPVPTAPVQNQSSRGYGVHAPLVRRASADRRAGVTAEHGRLLRGKAPGKARHAAMSGSATAPRLLHDHFVDADADLGTEANASHRSLAGGGVAATVMQQVNHHRRREEALQRLITLEQADFGTAGNKTAERKRKLSGAAVGRPAVRSGTVALGLPQCNMRQASAATSQWGRSMAKQPKTRIDGSSQKSGSSHGVVVNPPTAAQVLVSDAYLTPVLRRVGASSALLPDHTAAAQKVTTSVAAASLGSTLVPDSANSAWYVERQRRRDAAREKARLWNSQRVMKTLLKWTMQPAESCSGVAEPLRTTEGCVKDGHTIALGTKAAIVAHGNALTTTGNTTSQPVLDLPPILTLRHSTDSALLPPVKEAIESPDAAAAALTTLLWVSPTTAIDVAVRHGLPSRKTLRAEMAAAKMRMRQSVQARAAYQREHRAMAVEADDDSDANVAEELGSGDTDCLSEEQRGPGKVASGGGASQRSHESQTVSHHAISVSASISSLGKSGCTPRRALQPHEGAEPRRMATVPLPIATTRQELFGSSTPRRK